One window of Methanothermobacter tenebrarum genomic DNA carries:
- a CDS encoding radical SAM protein, with protein sequence MKTSPFYKNINEKIQCTLCERRCKLSNGEQGICRVRFNKNGKLYTLTYGRLSAMESRPIEIKPFYHYWPGSTSLTIATYSCNFSCPWCQNYQLSRNLPLGVPYTPPEAVIERTLKNLDNGLCLSFQEPTLLTEYAIDLFKLGREYGLYGCYVSNGYMTKEALYALIEAGLTGLNIDIKGGEATYKRYCDGIDVYKIWRNIKIALDSGVHVEVVNLVVTGVNEDDVDWIIENHLKFAGEDTPLHFTRYYPRYKFTNPATSIEILEKFVEKAKREGVKYVYIGNVPGHKYENTYCPGCGRLLIRRFSYRILDYGIEDSKCPWCKEKIRIYGSYIPKDSI encoded by the coding sequence ATGAAGACCAGTCCATTCTACAAGAATATCAACGAGAAGATCCAATGCACACTCTGTGAAAGAAGATGCAAACTCTCAAATGGAGAACAAGGAATTTGCAGGGTAAGATTTAACAAAAACGGCAAATTATACACACTAACCTATGGAAGGCTAAGTGCAATGGAAAGCAGGCCAATAGAAATAAAACCATTCTACCATTACTGGCCAGGGTCAACTTCCCTTACAATAGCAACTTATTCTTGCAATTTTTCATGTCCATGGTGCCAAAATTATCAACTTTCAAGGAACCTGCCACTAGGAGTCCCATACACGCCCCCAGAGGCTGTTATAGAAAGGACCCTAAAGAATCTTGATAATGGTTTGTGCCTTAGCTTCCAGGAACCGACACTATTAACGGAGTATGCCATTGACCTTTTCAAACTTGGAAGGGAATATGGACTCTATGGATGTTATGTCTCCAATGGTTATATGACAAAGGAGGCGTTATATGCTTTGATAGAGGCTGGCCTCACAGGATTAAACATAGACATAAAGGGTGGGGAGGCCACCTATAAAAGATACTGTGACGGGATAGACGTATACAAGATTTGGAGAAACATTAAAATAGCCTTGGATAGTGGGGTTCATGTTGAGGTTGTTAATCTTGTCGTCACTGGGGTGAATGAAGACGATGTGGATTGGATAATAGAAAATCATTTGAAGTTTGCGGGTGAAGACACGCCGTTACACTTTACAAGGTATTATCCGAGATATAAGTTCACAAACCCGGCAACTAGTATAGAAATACTTGAAAAGTTTGTGGAGAAGGCTAAAAGGGAGGGTGTGAAGTATGTTTATATTGGTAATGTGCCGGGTCATAAATATGAGAATACTTATTGTCCAGGGTGTGGGAGGCTTTTAATAAGACGGTTTTCTTATAGGATCCTTGATTATGGGATTGAGGATAGTAAATGTCCATGGTGCAAGGAAAAAATTAGAATATATGGTAGTTACATCCCCAAAGATTCTATTTGA
- a CDS encoding prefoldin subunit beta: MELPKNIQHQLAQFQQLQQQAQAISLQKQTVERQIQETQRALEELSKAEEDADVYKSAGNLLIKAKKDEIEEELSDKLETLKLREKTIQRQEERVMKKLQEMQVNLQEAMKSAGLKPGTGGAT; the protein is encoded by the coding sequence ATGGAACTTCCAAAAAACATCCAACACCAACTAGCCCAATTCCAACAATTACAGCAACAAGCACAGGCAATATCACTACAAAAACAGACAGTAGAAAGACAAATCCAGGAAACCCAAAGAGCACTAGAAGAACTTTCAAAGGCTGAAGAAGACGCCGACGTGTACAAGTCAGCCGGCAACCTCCTTATAAAGGCAAAAAAGGATGAAATAGAAGAAGAATTATCAGACAAACTTGAAACCCTAAAATTGCGGGAAAAAACCATACAAAGACAAGAAGAGAGGGTTATGAAAAAATTGCAGGAAATGCAAGTCAACCTACAAGAGGCCATGAAAAGCGCCGGCCTCAAACCTGGAACAGGAGGGGCAACCTAA
- a CDS encoding KEOPS complex subunit Pcc1, producing the protein MKLQQIQGEFQIQLEDEKTAHIIWEAIKPEIENSPSTRSKMKIKLEDKTILLKIESRDSTAFRAAMNSTLRWIKLAYDIIKLEKGDRLWNFQKTSNTN; encoded by the coding sequence GTGAAACTCCAACAAATCCAAGGAGAATTCCAGATACAACTAGAAGATGAGAAAACCGCCCATATAATATGGGAGGCTATAAAACCAGAAATAGAAAATTCACCATCAACCAGGTCAAAAATGAAAATAAAACTAGAAGATAAGACGATACTCTTAAAGATAGAATCAAGGGATTCAACAGCATTTAGAGCTGCTATGAACTCAACCCTTAGATGGATAAAACTTGCATATGATATAATAAAACTCGAAAAAGGTGATAGGTTATGGAACTTCCAAAAAACATCCAACACCAACTAG
- a CDS encoding ribosomal biosynthesis protein codes for MLLTTSRKPSQRTRSFCQKLKKAMGCPYINRGKMNIREILEKAREYDESTIAIVFEKHGNPSRITFYNTMGQQIGYITISTAIPKSLETRPTKKIKGRIGDIRLLKDLIPFEEGAGGDFWLLKPAHGKYTMILELYHGKKPTGFKIFIKKIHLEDEK; via the coding sequence ATGTTACTGACAACCTCCAGGAAACCCTCACAGCGGACAAGATCATTCTGCCAAAAACTCAAGAAGGCCATGGGATGCCCCTATATAAACAGGGGGAAAATGAACATCCGAGAAATCCTAGAAAAGGCGAGAGAATACGATGAATCCACAATTGCTATCGTCTTCGAAAAACATGGAAACCCCAGCAGAATAACATTCTACAATACAATGGGACAACAGATAGGATACATAACAATAAGCACCGCAATCCCCAAAAGCCTTGAAACAAGACCAACAAAGAAAATAAAAGGCAGAATAGGGGATATAAGACTATTAAAGGATTTGATACCATTTGAGGAGGGTGCTGGGGGTGATTTCTGGCTTTTGAAGCCCGCCCATGGCAAATATACTATGATATTAGAATTATACCATGGAAAAAAACCAACAGGATTTAAAATATTCATAAAGAAAATCCATCTAGAGGATGAAAAGTGA
- a CDS encoding DNA-directed RNA polymerase subunit P: MYRCAKCGAQIDLKKYMENKCSKCRYRILFKEVPPVKRTIKAR, translated from the coding sequence TTGTACAGATGCGCAAAATGCGGAGCCCAAATCGACCTGAAAAAATATATGGAAAACAAATGCTCAAAATGCCGTTACAGGATACTATTCAAAGAAGTGCCACCAGTTAAAAGGACAATAAAAGCAAGATAA
- the rpl37A gene encoding 50S ribosomal protein L37Ae has protein sequence MARTKKVGITGRFGPRYGRKAKRVVKKIEEQMKKKHNCPYCDRPGVKRISTGIWKCRKCGATFTGGAYLPSTPWAKPQHAT, from the coding sequence ATGGCAAGAACCAAAAAAGTAGGTATCACAGGAAGATTCGGACCACGCTACGGTAGAAAAGCCAAAAGAGTTGTGAAGAAAATAGAAGAACAAATGAAAAAGAAACACAACTGCCCCTACTGCGACAGGCCCGGAGTCAAAAGAATAAGCACAGGCATATGGAAATGTAGAAAATGCGGGGCAACATTCACAGGAGGAGCATACTTACCCTCCACGCCATGGGCAAAACCGCAACACGCCACATAA
- the rrp42 gene encoding exosome complex protein Rrp42 has protein sequence MDIVPEIIRENIINLINKKERADGRALDEFREIFIETGVIRKAEGSARVKLGNTQLIVGIKPQIGEPFPDTPGTGIIITNSELLPMASPTFEPGPPDERSIELSRVVDRCIRESNMLNLEKLCLVEGSSVWLLFIDLHIIDYDGNLFDAAVLATVAALRDTKLPTAKIEEEEIILDYDNPQPLPLEDTTLMCTFAKIGDQMILDPSLDEEEILTARLSIGMRSDGTICAMQKGGEGPLTKEDILKAINITKEKIPQLIEELDKNIPQTR, from the coding sequence ATGGACATAGTACCCGAGATCATCCGCGAGAATATAATCAACCTCATAAACAAAAAAGAAAGAGCTGATGGGAGAGCATTAGACGAATTCAGGGAAATATTCATAGAAACGGGAGTGATAAGAAAAGCGGAAGGTTCGGCGAGAGTAAAACTCGGCAACACCCAGTTAATCGTAGGCATAAAACCCCAAATCGGAGAACCATTCCCAGACACCCCAGGAACGGGTATCATCATAACAAATTCTGAGCTACTGCCAATGGCATCACCAACATTCGAACCAGGACCACCAGACGAAAGATCAATCGAACTCTCAAGGGTCGTGGACCGTTGCATAAGAGAAAGCAACATGCTCAACCTGGAAAAACTATGCCTAGTAGAAGGCAGCAGCGTATGGCTACTATTCATAGACCTGCACATCATAGACTATGACGGAAACCTATTCGACGCAGCAGTACTAGCAACAGTAGCAGCCCTAAGAGACACGAAACTCCCCACAGCAAAAATAGAAGAAGAGGAGATAATATTAGACTATGATAACCCACAACCACTACCCCTCGAGGACACGACGCTAATGTGCACATTCGCAAAAATAGGAGACCAGATGATACTCGACCCATCACTAGATGAGGAGGAAATACTCACAGCAAGACTATCAATAGGAATGCGATCAGACGGGACAATCTGCGCCATGCAAAAAGGGGGAGAAGGACCCCTAACCAAAGAGGACATCCTAAAAGCCATAAACATTACAAAGGAGAAAATACCCCAACTCATAGAAGAACTAGACAAAAACATACCACAAACAAGGTGA
- the rrp41 gene encoding exosome complex exonuclease Rrp41, with product MIIIITPDEFKRVSEAAREDGRAPDEIRPLKIEAGILERADGSSYLELGGNKILVAVYGPREAQIKRLQRPDRAVIRCRYNMAPFSVEERKRPGPDRRSVEISKITAEALRPALILEKFPRSVIDVFIEVLEAEGGTRCAGITAASVALADAGMPMKDMVVACAAGKVNGRIVLDLSEEEDKRGEADIPVAILPRNKEITLLQSDGNLTQEEFEEALDLAIKGCLKINKIQKEALKRKYGE from the coding sequence GTGATTATTATCATCACACCAGATGAATTCAAAAGGGTCTCAGAGGCCGCGAGAGAAGATGGAAGGGCACCAGACGAGATCCGACCATTAAAAATCGAAGCAGGAATACTTGAGAGAGCTGACGGATCATCATACCTGGAATTGGGTGGTAACAAGATACTGGTAGCAGTATACGGTCCCAGGGAGGCTCAGATAAAAAGATTACAAAGACCAGACAGGGCGGTTATAAGATGCAGATACAACATGGCACCATTCTCAGTAGAGGAAAGAAAAAGACCAGGACCAGACAGAAGATCAGTTGAGATATCCAAGATAACAGCAGAAGCCCTAAGACCAGCCCTAATCCTGGAAAAATTCCCAAGATCAGTTATAGACGTTTTCATAGAAGTGCTGGAAGCAGAGGGGGGTACAAGATGCGCGGGTATAACAGCAGCATCAGTAGCCCTCGCAGACGCTGGGATGCCAATGAAGGACATGGTGGTCGCCTGTGCAGCGGGTAAAGTGAACGGTAGAATAGTCCTGGACCTATCAGAGGAAGAGGATAAGCGTGGAGAAGCAGACATACCAGTCGCCATCCTACCACGCAACAAGGAAATAACACTACTACAAAGCGACGGCAACCTCACACAGGAAGAATTCGAAGAAGCACTGGACCTGGCCATAAAAGGATGCCTAAAAATAAACAAGATACAAAAAGAAGCCCTAAAAAGGAAATATGGTGAATAA
- the rrp4 gene encoding exosome complex RNA-binding protein Rrp4 yields MILVKDKDIVVPGEVLAENDYYPGRGTFKENNKICSSHVGLVSIRNKQISVIPLVSKYIPKRGDVVIGEITDIRFSMWGLDINSPYSGFLPASEVFGKEKRGLENIFNIGDVLLLKVVDVDEVKKVKLGLKGRGLGKFKGGVLVYITPSKVPRLIGKRGSMINMIKEKTRCDIVVGQNGVVWVKGDPEMEKVARKVILMIDREAHTSGLTDRVRDTLIELIKNEKVKG; encoded by the coding sequence TTGATACTAGTAAAGGATAAAGACATAGTAGTGCCAGGTGAAGTGCTGGCAGAGAACGACTATTATCCTGGCAGAGGAACATTCAAGGAGAATAATAAGATATGTTCATCCCATGTGGGCCTGGTATCCATAAGGAACAAACAGATAAGCGTCATACCCCTAGTAAGTAAATATATTCCAAAGAGGGGAGATGTTGTAATAGGTGAAATAACAGATATAAGATTCTCAATGTGGGGATTAGACATAAACTCCCCATATTCAGGTTTCCTACCAGCCTCAGAAGTTTTTGGAAAAGAGAAAAGGGGCCTTGAGAACATATTCAATATTGGCGATGTTCTCCTCTTAAAGGTGGTTGATGTTGACGAGGTTAAAAAGGTTAAACTAGGCTTGAAGGGAAGAGGACTTGGAAAATTCAAGGGAGGAGTCCTCGTCTATATAACACCTAGCAAGGTCCCCCGTCTAATCGGTAAAAGAGGGTCCATGATAAACATGATAAAGGAGAAAACACGCTGCGATATCGTAGTGGGACAAAACGGGGTCGTATGGGTGAAAGGAGACCCTGAAATGGAGAAAGTGGCCCGTAAGGTCATATTAATGATTGACAGGGAAGCCCACACTTCCGGGCTCACTGATAGGGTAAGAGACACCCTCATAGAACTTATAAAAAATGAGAAGGTTAAGGGGTGA